A region of the Dromaius novaehollandiae isolate bDroNov1 chromosome W, bDroNov1.hap1, whole genome shotgun sequence genome:
CCTACTTGTCTTACCAAACTTTTTAGCATTAGGTCTTAAGGAGCTTTATACAGCTCATGAAGTCTTAATATCTTCATTTTATAAGGGGGAGATTAGGACACTGATCTGCCAGAGTCTCTTGCTCACAGTCACCAGAAAGTCGATGGCAAAGAAAAGGATGACTCCCAAGTTCCTTGTATACCATGATGGACGCCATGGAACACGGTTCGTTAATACTAGATATACCAGTAGATGGCACTTCAGGGTTCATAGCATTGCTTATGCATCTGAGGAGCTGATAAAAATGTGTATATTCTTTAGATACAACTTTTAgtataattttatttctctttggtcTTGTGCCCTTTTCCTGGGATCTCTactctccccttctcttttttcGTTTTCCTTGCtatgatacttttctttttgcaaaaggggaaaaagaaatcgTATAACATGGAAATCCTTAccttatttttttcagagagaattaTCTAGATCCAGAATGTTTCATTACTGAGGAGAACTCAGAGGAGCCCAGGGAGGAAGATTTGGTCTCAAGGGTTTCCAAGGTCGTAAGTATGTATCTGTTTGTGTGGCTCCAGAAGTGCACTGCAATGGACCACCTACAATTTACAGACAAAATGGTAATAATATCAGAAACAGTCCATACCACTATGCCTCAACACGTATTTTTTGCAGTATGAGGTAAACagtgattttctgttttgcaatgTATTTGTGAATATATCCAAAGACATTGTATGTCCTCAAGTCTAGATGTTATGCTACCTTTGCTTTACACAAACTCCAGCTAAACACTTCAGATTCTGGCCTGTACTTTCTTCCAAATAGGAAATGAGGGTTTTGCTCAGGCTTCTGCTTTGCGCCCTGGTTGCATTCTGCCTCATCAGCACATGTGGTGCTGCTTGCTAGGCTGCTGACAGTGGAAAGTGCCTTTCAGTTAAGGCTGAAGTTCATCTGAGCCCAAGAGTGGAGAATGCCTGAGAGATTAATAAACGAATTGTCACAACTTCCAGGCATGCTGGGATGGGAAGTGCAACTCTCCAGCTTGTGGGCTGTGTAAATTTGGAGTTCCATGTCTGTGTCTTTGTAGAGATAAACTcagtccctttttcctttctcagaaaatgaatgaaaattaatttctccAAAGTTTGAGTCCAAATGTGGAAGTActcaatatttttaaatctttatgcCAAGCATTTTCGGCTTTTTGTAGTTTTGGTGGAGCCACCATTTAAAACAAGGATTGGAACTGCCCTGACTAAACCATCTGTATGTGGGAAAAGATTATGGGAAAAATCCCTGAAGGAGTCTTTTTAGTTGCTCCGGTAGGCATTATCCATTATTTTTCCAAGTGTCTTGCCTTggggcttttttgctttccttgcagTCTTGACCAATCTAGCTTGTACTTGTTATTGCCTCACTGACAGTTactgtcagtttaaaaaaaattgtggaacTGAACAATACAATagttttaaactgcattttaacTACTTCACTCTTTCATCTTACttactcattttcatttaaaaatacagacatgAACTTTTGCTTGCAGTTTATTCTCTATGCATTCTACTCTGCATAGCATGAATGTTCTAGTGAATAGACGCTGCATTCCTTGCACAGCAAAAAGCTTCACTAAAATCAATGGGAAAATAGATTTTATGAGAAATTTTAAGGATCATGTAAGGGAAAGACATACTGAAGAAGGAACACTATTCCTGCTGACATTGCATCCAACAGCTGTGGTGACATGGTTGTTGCATGAACATTTGTTCCTTCTGGGAACTGTTTCTTATTAACTGATCATTCCTTTCTGATTTTGGAGTCTGTAAGACTCAAGGGTGTGGACATACCTCTTCATAGGATCATagcataattcaggttggaagggacatcaggaGGTGGACTGtcctcatggagaaaaaggctCATTCACTCTGAACGTCCCTTATTTCAACCcatgcctgttgtctctcatcctaaTGTCATGCACTGCTGCGCAGAGCCTGGCTCCTTCTTCTCACTGACCTCCTAGGTACAGGAAGGCTGCTCTGAGGTGCCCCCAAACCTTCCCTTCTCTAGGCTGAAGGAGCCCCTGTCCCTGAGCCTTTCCTCgcagggcaggtgctccagcCTGAGCGTCCTGgtggccctccgctggactcactTGTCATCAACACTGCCTTTGTCTGCGTAGTCTAAGGACTTGCCTAAACACATATCTGGCTTATCTATATATCTTGCCCTGTGACTTCTTTTAGCAATGCTTCTAATTCAGAAATCAAATGGTAGCATATTTTAGCATCTTCTAAGCAGTTTAATGAAAGGTTTCTACATCAGCCACCCATCAACATCATCCTTGTAGTTCCAGGTGCCTCTTAAAGTATGAAGTGACCGAAATTTGAAATAAAGGTATATGACATGAAACTCAACGGAAGGTTCATAGGAGAGCTATTATCTGAATAACAGTGTTCCGCATTGCTAATGGATCTCAAtgagaaatatattaaaactgtTCTTATGGGCAAAACAACTGCATTATTTATAAAGGAATTATTGAAACTACAGATTATATCTtgccatatatttttatatacaatcATTCTGCACAGAgtaataatgattttttaaatgttgccTTGCTGAACATCTAATATGCCATGAAAAGTATTTCCaaaatttgttaaagaaattgtcaaaaatctttaaaaccaGGTGACTAAAATTTGCTGCTTGAATGCAACTGTAGACAGCTCCATACTAGTGCTTTCATTTGGGGGAGTTCTGAATATCTGTAAATCTGCCTGGAAGCTCTGGGAGTCTCAGGTGCTATTATTGAGTTGCACAGGTAGGAATTCAGGGGCCTTTACACACTCAAATTTACACTGGACCACCGTGTTAAACTAACTATCTTGTAACAGCATCTAGCTGTTATCAAACTCCAAGGTTCCTTCTCAGTTTTCCAACACATTAGTGCTTTTCAATCCCATGGCAAAGTTGAACAAATCCACTTAAAGATTAAGAGGTCAAAACAATGTACCTATAAATTACAGGAAAACTAGATATACAGTGCAGTTTTAACTCCAAATCAGTCTCTAAGCTGAACATTATGACTCGCCTCATTTTCAGGTTGGATTTCTACACTATGTGATAGTTTTATTGGCCACATTGTTTAGGAATAATGAAGCCATGAATTATGCAGATCAGCCCAAATGAGTGTTGGAAGAATGTAGCCACTGTCCGTTATGCATTTAtgttatccaaaaaaaaaaagatatttcaaactGTTAATTCATGGGAACTATTTTTCCTCTGCCTCTAGCTGCAAAATGTACACTACCATAATGGGTCAGGCAGGCCTTGgaattacagaaatatcaaacaaaaaatgtaattgCTTTATGTTCAGGGAGTTATGAATTTAAAATCTGATACCTTGTGAACCTCTTGGTCTATGTACAAATGTTATGCTTCGCTAGAAAGCAAGGAATCCCAATTCTTCAAAGGGATAAGATACAGATGTTTCTAGTGCTGGTGATTCATTGTATGGTAAAATGTCACTGCCTAGAATACAGCACTGCATACTGAAATTTAATTTCACCTGATTCCCATttggagggaaagaaggaaacatttttatgtcataaaaaaagaaatggcagcTGTTTGAAATTTGCTGAGGGGCTTGGAATGTAGTTTTAGTTGAGGTGTATTAGCAggcagaaagcaagcaaagaggTAAAAGGTGCAAAAGAGATCCATTATATTGTTCTTGAGTCTGTCTTATGAATGTAGCTATCAGGAATGCATCCTAGTGTGATCAAAATTCTGTATACTTGCTTGCAGTTATTGCACAGACTAATACGTTTGGGAACCAGGGCTTTAGAGGCAATATTCCTATCGTTCAAATGTCTAAAACTGGAGCTCTTGGAATTAAACTGATTTTACTGAAGTTCCAGAAGATGGgtttctgttttcaaatatacACATTTCACTTCGTGTTACTGTGCCTGACTCTTCAGTGCCTGCATTTGTGAATATAACTTATGGGCCTGGGATTCAGTACCCAGATACATGCCACAGTGAACTAAGAGTGCCAGAAATGTGATTTACAGCAATGGGTTTGTTGAGCAAGGTGAACACGTATGCCAGCCAATAGAAAAtactgaagagagagaaatttctgaaatcttatttcttttctggattttggCGTTTGTGCAAGATCATTTCAGAGCTGAAAACCACCTTCCTGCACTTAGGCCTCCAGACACCTCTCTTTCTTCATTTAAACAACATCCAGCATATCTGTGTTGTAGGATAGTCTATTAGTTagacaggaagcagaaaaaataggACAGAAAATGCCATCCTCAGACAGAGGGAACTAACTTTCACATTTCCACTTCCCAGGAAGTTCCCCAGGTGCAAGCCTAGAAGAAAGGCGACAAAAAAGTGCAACCTCTCTTGTTGTAACTATGACTCAGTGTAGAGAGGGAAGTGAGATTTGTAATCTTGATTTAAACAGAGGGTTAAGCATGATTTCATAGCTCAAGGATGGAGGCACTTACATgctgagggaaggagaaggagaggcAACCTGAATGCTGGCCCCTGCTTCACACACTTTTTATGTATGTTACTCAATTACAAATGCAAAATGTGTAGGCACCCCATGGGGCAAGAACCCAAGACTTCCTCTTCAAAAGGAGCACCTATTAGGGTTGCAAATTATCCTCTCTCGATGAATCTTGATTCCTCTCCAATACAGAAGTATGGCTGCAGCAGGCATGATAGACCATTTTCCAGCCTGAACTTCACCTTGGGCTGGTGGAGGCTGCAGTCTTGGGAGATGTGGGAATGATCTCCCCAGGAAGAGGCTGGTGATGGACCTGAACCTCATGAGCAGGTGCCTTATCTACAAGTATGCTATTATGTAAAATGTTGGCAGTCATGCTACCACCACCTCTGGACACGTTTCTGGGAGAAGGTCTCTGAGCTGTTGCACTTCATGCTGAGATTGGTGTACGTTAGGTGTGCTCAGAGGATGCCTACCTTGTCAGGCTCTCTGGAGATGCCCCATCTGCACATCACAGGCAGGCTTTGGTGCAAGGTAATTTTCAAGACTTTCAACTATATAGAAATAGCAGTAGTGATGGTATAATACAGTTGCAGAACATTTAGATAATTTTATCAGCAAAAACCTGATGTAGATTTTTGTGGCTTTTTCACAAACAGGTACATGCCTAAATATCACTTACTGGCATTATTGTTGCATTTTTGAATTTGGCCCTCGGTTACTTTCTCAAAGTTATTTTGTGAACCAGGGGCAGGACATAAAATTAGAACCCAGAAAACCTGCTTTGCTACAGTCTCTCTGTAAAACATGTAAATATATGTGCAATTAAAAACAGTCTTGAGTGTTGTCACTTTGTTGGACATGGAGTAGCTGGCACCTATCTGAATTTGAGAAAAATGTCCTCTGATTCTCTCCACATCTATTAAACATTTCATCTCTGTTTCATTGTCATGCATTTATTAATTCCTTAAGAGATTTTTTGAAAGGTTCCTTTTCcatccctctcttctcccagcccccattctcttttcttccaggTTCTATTGCCCTCAGGAGACTAAAATTCTGCTCACTTTGCTCCTCTCATCAGGCACTTCCTTCCAAAGAGACTACTCGTCTAAACGAAGCAACAGGAGGAGCTAGGGCAGAATTTTTTGGTAGTATTTTGAAGACAATATTATAAATGCAGTCCTGTAGTTTTTGTGCATTTATTCAGAAATGAATAAGTTCTATTAGCTTTGGATAATACTAAACAACCCATAACAAATTAGAGTTTATAGTGAAAAATATACAGAGCGCTGTAGCAGGAACAGCCTTTAAATGGgttttgtatttaaacaaaatgGGTAAGTCAGCTTCAGCTCTCAGGCCTCAattcagaaaaatacttaaaTGCTATTGAATAAGGTGCTTAAGTACGTTTATAAGTTGAATGCAGTAGGATAAGAAATTTTGCTAGATGGGGCCATATTTGGCAGAATAGCATAGCCCAAGTAGCTTAAAAGAGAATTTTTGTCcctgctatgctcatggctgttaCCATTCCTCTCGGTTCACTATGCTTATGGCTACTTCCTTCCTCTCAGTTCACTGTATTGGAATCTGCCTTGAAAAGTGTGGCCAGTCTGGATATTGGTTCACTAAACAGAATCTCAGAATTAAACTTCCTCTGGGGAGAGAGTCATctccaagagaaagcatgctcttTGATTACCTTCTTGTCTTCTGTGGTAATGGTTGCAGAGCTAGCATTTGGGCAACTAGGCCATCTTTTGTGTTTTTCCATTGGTCATCTAAAATGATGATACAGTTTCAACAGAATACTGCAGTAACATGAATGTGAAGCTTAGCAAAAATTCAAATACATATTCAAAACCTCCTAGAAGTATGCAAATGTAGGGTGTCCAAGAAATGACAAACTTTTTACctagaggagggagagggagacagaaatGCTGTTTCTCATCTCATTGATCGGTTTACCTGGGTTTAAAATTATATAATACCAAAACCTGAAGACACTGATCCTGTCTGAAAAGAAGGGTTTCTTGAATCAATTTCAGCTGAAAGCTTTGGCCATAACCAATGTGTTTCACTTCCATGTCACACACAAGCCTTCTTTCCCCTGACCAGCAATAGCTCTTCTCTGCACCAGAGGACCAGAATCCTTCAAAAGCAAAGACAGAGGACTGCATCTAgggaaaattccattttttattttttcactcatCATTTATTTACAAATACACATTATAACTTTTATATACATTGCACATTTACATGGTAGAAAAGTAcaaaactatatatttaaatgaatttATATTTAACTCGCCatgtttgaaaatataaaattgcctcagaaaaaaagtattatgaAAAGCAAGAAACTTGAACTGATAAAGCTTTGATATAACTTTTAGTGACACACTGATTGGGAAAACACAACTTTGAAAGTGGTACTGCAAGACCATCTTAAAGGAAACACCTGATAAAACATTTATGCGTGTTAcaaaaaaaccaataaaaataaaataaaaactttattcTTATTACAGTTAGCCATGTAGCTATTAACAGCCTTCATAATCCGATTTCTTTGGGTCCGGAATTCTTATAGTACAGTATATATGCTCAGCACATTGAGATCACTTCAGTACATGATGTGATCAGCAGTAGAGAAAAGTGAAGTGGAAGAAGTTTCCTTAAAGATCGCCTCACTGCACCCTGGAAGTATATTTAAGTGAGTTACAACGCCTTTTGGTCAGTCAAGATTCCTTGTAAACAAAAACCCGAGGGATCTTTTATGTACAGAACCGGCAAGAAGAAAATCCAATAAATAAACATAACAGAAACCGACATGCAAGTTTGTTAAAGTGGAAAAGAGTTAACATCAGTGAAACAAAGAGATGAGATCATGTGGGTAAGCTCTAAGGAATGGACTTTTATagtttacaagaaaaaagaaaagctttacttTACAAGCAAGAGACCTCACAATAAATAACACTGCTCTTCCCGTAACGAATaaatttcttcaaaaaacaaGGTGTACAGTCAACCAGACATTTTATGTATAAATTATAAAACATGACACAGTATAAATAAATGTCTACGAGACTCAACTATATGtatactttttttctccccaaaataaaTAAGCATACACTTATTTACAGTATGGACATTGATTTCGTGCCCAATGGCTGTTCCAATAGTGATGGAGGTTTTACCACTCTAGAATGGAAGATATAGGAAAGCTGTAGTCCTGGtcttcatcttcctcttcttcctctgggTCTTCATTAATGGCTAGATGGGGGAATACAGGGGAGCTGTTGTTTAAATAAGGACAACAACAGCGCAGAAGCAGCTCAGTGCATGTTTTCAAAGCCCTCTGAACAGCCATAATACAGCGTTGCATTTTATGCGACTTGTAGTGAGATGCTCTTTGGCATCTGCTGTTATGCAATAAGGTTTTTTTATACATAATCTATGAAGTCATTACTGCAGAAAGTTCTGAAGAATCAATGGCTCAGGTTTTATTGGCAGATTcctgaaatcaaataaaaagcGCTCTTGTGTTCTAGGTTTAACTGCTTTGTGCCCTTCATTCAGAGTTAGTAGAGGCAACTGTGCTAAACCAGATGCCCATGTGCTACCATTAAGCTTGTTCTTTTGGACAGAGTTAGAGTTTATCCGAGTGTTAATAAAGCAATCAGCGAAGCACACGAGAGCaaacaaattaggaaaaaatcGCTAGAATTATGCTCCTAGGGCAACCCCTTTCTGATAAAATGACTTTTCCTTAAAATGGCCCCAAAACCCCAAGCTGGAAGCAAACCAATTGTTGGAGATCTATTGCACTTTATCGGTAACCAAAGCGTGTGCatgatatatacatatttatattgcaCATGTACCATATCTTGAATCTCTAAATTAAGCCTTTTTTACTTTTAAAGGCATAAGTCTTTATTACCTAGGGATTGCCTTCAGAAGCCTTAAATgactgcagagttaaaaatcTCACTTACAGTTGCAAGATCCGGAGTGCTTTACTTCTAGAAGCACGCCCATGGAGCAGGCTGCCTCTTTCATGGCACACTCGCTTGGATAAGTAGTGTTATCGCTGGCACAGACTGCCTCGTCTGACTTGCTTTCAGGGCATAGCTCATCACAGAGGGCACACCGACCTCTGCCAACCTTAAAATCCCACAAGCATTTCTTCCCAGCACTGCACTGAATATCTTCACAGGATTTTGCTTCTAAAAATACACACAGGATACTAGAGGTAAGTGAAAAGACaaagagagaagcaaagcaaCAACAAACAATCCCAGACTCCTTTTCCTCCAAGAACTGTGAACGGGCAAAGCTCAGATGAGGTAGATGTGATGATACCTGCTGGTTTTACTCAAGCAAGCAGTTCCTCGGAAAGCGCTGCCTGTCTATCTGTGGGGGAGGGAACCGAGCCGTGCCAGGAGAGTCTGGCCCTGGGAATGCAGAATTGCATTTGCATATTGCACACGTCCTTCCCTGCTCTGTCTGATCATCGGTGGAAATTCAGCTCCCCATAACTTTAGTGCTAAGTGCAGAATTTACCAACACACTCGGCATTTctaaatcaattatttttaaactaaaccATGTACGGTAGTTATCTACAAGATTAGAAAGTGAATTTACCTCAACCTAGGCCAACTAAAAGCAGCCTGAGATTCCCCAGAATCCCCCCGGCAGTTTTGGGGAGCAGAGGTTTTCCTGAAGGTGCTTCCTTGTAACACTCACACTTCACTATCACTCCTTTCTGGAAATCACAGTCACAATACAAAATGTCAGGATGCACAGAGATGCACCAACTGTCTCCAAactctgcagtatttttaaagaggaaaaagtgatcAGATGTTTCCAATTAAGTTAAAGCAAGCTCTGCCAAGACCACTTGAAGACAATTGTTTCCAGGAATCCAGATCCACTGAATATCGAGACCTTATTACACTGTAACCATGTCATCATCTATTTAATGGTGTGGGTACTTCTCCCTTGGACACTAATGTCAGCACCCACCCACACCGACAGCAAGAGAAGCAGGAACAGGCCCTCTACACCCTCGCCCCTTCTGCAACCTTTGCTGGAGCAAAGCTGCCccagctttcctttctcctgGAGGGGACACAAGCCCAGGCTGCTGGAGGTCTGTGTCCTGCGCCCAGACACAATCTACGTCCATCTGATTCCACACACAGTATTCCAGAACAACTGAGCCAAGAAGCTCTCCCCACTCTTACCCTCCAACCGAGATACCTACTGATGCATTTTCCTTCGTAGGCTAATCCAATGGATCTGCCCAGTAGGCAGGTGGCTTTTCTCAGGTGGCAGGCACTAGCGTACGTTATGCCGTCATTCCCGCAGAGATACTGTTCGGGGGAGGTAGGCTCTGGGCAAATTCGATTACATGTCACACAGTAGGCGTTATTAGTTTGATCAACCACACATGTGGAGCTGCCTGGACATAAAACATCCCTACAGGTCTCTGAAATAAAGATGGAAATACGCAGTGATTAATAGGAGATCCCGGAGCCCAAGCGAGGAGTGAATGAGTGACATAATGAAACAAATGGTCAGATAAAAGCCTTCAGCAGCTTTTGTCATTTAAAGGCCGCTGGAGGAAACCTTCCCATCTCAGGGTAGCTAGTAGGACACAAGCGCTGCTAGACTGTGGGGAACTCTCAATCCAGCTACGTCCTTGTCTGTGGCGCGTGGTTTGGTTATTGTCTCCCAGCATTTGG
Encoded here:
- the LOC112995786 gene encoding follistatin isoform X1 → MLHRRSHPGMLLLLMFLCHFMDDHTVQAGNCWLRQAKNGRCQVLYKTDLSKEECCKTGRLTTSWTEEDVNDNTLFKWMIFNGGAPNCIPCKETCENVDCGPGKKCKMNKKNKPRCVCAPDCSNITWKGPVCGLDGKTYRNECALLKARCKEQPELEVQYQGKCKKTCRDVLCPGSSTCVVDQTNNAYCVTCNRICPEPTSPEQYLCGNDGITYASACHLRKATCLLGRSIGLAYEGKCIKAKSCEDIQCSAGKKCLWDFKVGRGRCALCDELCPESKSDEAVCASDNTTYPSECAMKEAACSMGVLLEVKHSGSCNSINEDPEEEEEDEDQDYSFPISSILEW